From one Bacteroides fragilis NCTC 9343 genomic stretch:
- a CDS encoding nucleoside-specific channel-forming Tsx family protein: MRRTAIALFCLFLLSVGIGLRAQNIQLHYDFGRSLYDKDLKDRPVLTSTVEKFHPDKWGSTYFFVDMDYTSDGVAAAYWEIARELKFWKNPFSVHVEYNGGLAKGFSYQNAYLGGVTYTYNNTAFSRGFSLSAMYKYIQKHHSPNNFQLTGTWYMNFSNNLLTFSGFADWWREETAYGKTIFLTEPQFWVNLNRIKGISDKFKLSVGSEVELSNNFGGRDGFYVIPTLALKWTIN; encoded by the coding sequence ATGAGAAGGACTGCTATTGCTCTTTTTTGCCTGTTTTTGTTATCCGTTGGCATCGGATTAAGGGCACAAAACATTCAGTTGCACTATGATTTCGGACGTTCTTTGTATGATAAAGATTTAAAGGACCGTCCTGTATTAACCTCTACCGTGGAGAAGTTTCATCCTGATAAGTGGGGTAGTACTTATTTCTTTGTGGACATGGACTATACTTCTGACGGAGTAGCGGCTGCTTATTGGGAAATAGCCCGTGAATTGAAATTCTGGAAGAATCCGTTCTCGGTACATGTGGAGTATAATGGAGGTCTTGCCAAAGGTTTTTCTTATCAGAACGCTTATTTGGGGGGAGTTACCTATACTTATAATAATACTGCTTTCTCGCGTGGCTTTTCATTGTCGGCCATGTATAAGTATATTCAGAAACACCATTCTCCCAATAACTTTCAGCTGACCGGAACCTGGTATATGAATTTCAGCAATAACTTGCTCACTTTTTCCGGCTTTGCTGACTGGTGGCGTGAGGAGACTGCTTATGGGAAGACTATTTTTCTTACCGAGCCCCAGTTTTGGGTGAATCTGAACCGTATAAAAGGTATCAGTGATAAATTTAAGTTGAGTGTGGGCTCAGAAGTTGAGCTGAGTAATAATTTTGGTGGACGCGATGGTTTTTATGTCATCCCTACACTGGCACTGAAATGGACAATAAACTAA